In Niallia sp. FSL W8-0635, one genomic interval encodes:
- the dapG gene encoding aspartate kinase, whose product MKIMVQKFGGTSVRDEKSRIQAKDHIKDALSEGYKVVVVVSAMGRKGEPYATDTLLSLVGGAETSISRRENDLLMSCGEIISSVVFTQLLLENQISATALTGAQAGFKTNNDYTNARIMEMDCGRILQELKKHDVVVVAGFQGAAPNGDTTTLGRGGSDTSAAALGSALNAEYIDIFTDVEGIMTADPRIAENARPLSVVTYSEVCNMAYQGAKVIHPRAVEIAMQAKVPIRIRSTYSKGTGTLVTSSNAENKGSDIKERPVTGIAHVANVTQIKVFAKKDQYDLQAQVFKAMANEEISVDFINISPNSVVYTVTNEMTNKAIAVLENMGYEPVIERECAKVSVVGAGMAGVPGVTFKIVTALSNKGIRILQSADSHATIWVLVKQDDLVNAVNVLHDAFELEKE is encoded by the coding sequence GTGAAAATTATGGTTCAAAAATTTGGTGGAACATCGGTTCGAGATGAAAAAAGCCGAATTCAAGCAAAAGATCATATTAAAGATGCATTAAGTGAAGGGTACAAAGTGGTTGTGGTTGTTTCAGCAATGGGCCGTAAAGGAGAACCATACGCAACCGACACATTATTATCATTAGTTGGCGGAGCAGAAACAAGTATTAGCAGAAGAGAAAATGACTTGTTAATGTCATGCGGCGAAATTATTTCTAGTGTTGTGTTCACACAGCTATTGCTAGAAAATCAGATTTCAGCTACCGCTTTAACAGGTGCTCAAGCTGGATTTAAGACGAATAATGATTATACGAATGCAAGAATAATGGAAATGGATTGCGGACGCATTCTTCAAGAATTGAAAAAACATGATGTAGTTGTAGTTGCTGGCTTTCAAGGAGCAGCTCCAAATGGAGATACAACAACTTTAGGAAGAGGCGGAAGTGATACGTCAGCAGCCGCTTTAGGATCTGCCCTAAATGCAGAATATATTGACATATTTACAGACGTAGAAGGAATTATGACAGCTGATCCAAGAATCGCTGAAAATGCTCGCCCGTTATCGGTTGTCACTTATTCAGAAGTATGTAATATGGCATACCAAGGGGCAAAAGTTATTCATCCCAGAGCAGTGGAAATAGCGATGCAGGCAAAGGTGCCAATACGAATTCGCTCTACGTATTCAAAAGGCACTGGTACGCTCGTTACATCCAGTAATGCAGAGAATAAAGGCAGTGACATTAAAGAAAGACCTGTGACTGGTATTGCCCATGTAGCGAATGTAACACAGATAAAGGTATTTGCGAAAAAAGATCAGTATGATTTGCAAGCACAAGTATTTAAAGCAATGGCAAACGAAGAAATAAGTGTCGACTTTATCAACATTTCACCAAACAGCGTTGTCTATACAGTAACAAATGAAATGACCAATAAAGCTATAGCTGTTCTTGAAAATATGGGCTACGAACCTGTTATTGAAAGAGAGTGTGCAAAAGTTTCAGTCGTTGGTGCTGGAATGGCCGGTGTACCAGGTGTTACATTTAAAATTGTTACAGCACTATCAAATAAAGGAATTCGAATCTTGCAATCAGCTGATAGCCATGCAACGATATGGGTACTGGTGAAACAGGATGATTTAGTAAACGCAGTAAATGTATTACACGATGCGTTTGAGCTAGAGAAAGAATAG
- the dapA gene encoding 4-hydroxy-tetrahydrodipicolinate synthase, with protein sequence MGLFGRVSTAMITPFDAKGHIDFPKTTQLINHLLENGTDSLVVAGTTGESPTLSKQEKIALFKHVVKVVEKRVPIIAGTGSYNTYESIELTKQAELAGVDAVMVVGPYYNKPNQEGLFQHIKAVAESTKLPVMIYNIPGRSVVNIEPDTIIRLSEIENIVAVKEASGNLNNITKIIASTPDDFYVYSGDDGLTLPLLSVGGTGIISVASHIIGKEMKEMVNSFLAGNIEEASKMHQQLLPLMLALFKAPNPVPVKTALQLKGFDVGSVRLPLVPLTEEERKELAEYL encoded by the coding sequence ATGGGTTTATTTGGTAGGGTGTCAACGGCCATGATTACACCATTTGATGCCAAGGGACATATAGATTTTCCAAAAACAACACAGTTAATTAATCATTTACTTGAAAACGGAACGGATTCTTTAGTAGTAGCTGGTACAACTGGAGAATCACCCACATTATCCAAACAAGAGAAGATTGCGTTATTTAAACATGTGGTAAAGGTAGTGGAAAAGAGAGTTCCAATTATTGCAGGAACAGGTAGTTATAACACATATGAGTCCATCGAATTGACGAAACAAGCTGAACTTGCAGGTGTGGACGCTGTTATGGTAGTTGGACCATACTATAACAAGCCGAACCAAGAGGGTTTGTTTCAGCATATTAAAGCAGTTGCAGAATCTACAAAACTACCCGTTATGATATATAATATTCCAGGTCGTTCTGTTGTTAATATTGAACCAGATACTATTATTCGTTTGTCTGAAATTGAAAATATAGTAGCAGTAAAAGAAGCTAGCGGAAATTTAAATAACATCACGAAAATAATCGCGTCAACACCAGATGATTTTTATGTGTACAGTGGAGATGACGGCTTAACTTTACCGTTATTATCAGTTGGAGGCACAGGGATTATCTCTGTTGCATCACATATTATCGGCAAAGAAATGAAAGAAATGGTGAATTCTTTCCTAGCTGGAAATATAGAGGAAGCTTCAAAAATGCATCAGCAATTACTTCCTCTTATGTTAGCCTTATTTAAAGCACCTAACCCTGTACCAGTAAAAACGGCGCTTCAATTAAAAGGATTTGATGTTGGTTCTGTACGTTTACCTTTAGTTCCTTTAACAGAGGAAGAGCGTAAAGAACTAGCGGAATATTTATAA